The following are from one region of the Pseudodesulfovibrio piezophilus C1TLV30 genome:
- a CDS encoding aspartate carbamoyltransferase catalytic subunit → MKWLHKDLLDVSQLSHAEVMAIFETAGRFQELQERPVKKVPTLKGRSVVLFFAEPSTRTKTSFDVAGKRLSADTFSLAKSSSSLQKGETLKDTALTLQAMAPDAIVIRHWCSGAARFLADRLDCSIINAGDGRHAHPTQALLDSLTLHQEWGDMAGKTILILGDIAHSRVARSNVILLNKLGAKVRLCGPRTLLPPAVKHWQAEVYSDLTEACKGVDAVMCLRLQLERQHDGLLPDLREYARTYGLGPRHIDVANPEVKILHPGPINRGIEISSALADCTDSLILDQVSSGVVVRMALLFLYMTRKGDE, encoded by the coding sequence ATGAAATGGCTACACAAGGATTTACTGGACGTCTCCCAGCTTTCCCACGCTGAAGTCATGGCGATTTTCGAAACAGCAGGTCGCTTTCAGGAACTTCAGGAACGGCCGGTCAAGAAGGTACCGACACTGAAAGGGCGGAGTGTCGTCCTCTTCTTTGCCGAACCGAGTACACGCACCAAGACCAGCTTCGACGTCGCAGGCAAGAGGCTCTCCGCCGACACCTTTTCTCTGGCCAAGAGTTCGTCCAGCCTGCAAAAAGGGGAAACCCTCAAGGACACAGCTCTGACGCTTCAAGCCATGGCACCGGATGCCATCGTCATCCGGCACTGGTGCAGCGGAGCGGCCCGTTTTCTGGCGGATCGACTGGATTGTTCCATCATCAATGCCGGAGATGGCCGCCATGCGCATCCCACCCAGGCATTGCTCGATAGCCTCACTCTGCATCAGGAATGGGGCGACATGGCAGGCAAGACCATTCTCATTCTCGGAGACATCGCCCACAGCCGGGTCGCCCGGTCAAATGTCATCCTGCTCAATAAACTCGGTGCAAAAGTTCGACTCTGTGGCCCCCGAACCCTGCTGCCCCCAGCCGTCAAACACTGGCAGGCAGAGGTGTATTCCGACCTCACTGAAGCATGCAAAGGAGTGGACGCCGTCATGTGTCTCCGGCTCCAACTGGAACGCCAGCACGACGGTCTGCTCCCTGACCTCCGCGAATACGCACGAACGTACGGACTCGGACCTCGGCACATTGATGTCGCCAACCCCGAAGTCAAGATCCTGCATCCCGGTCCCATCAATCGAGGGATCGAAATCAGTTCCGCCCTTGCAGACTGCACGGATTCACTTATCCTCGATCAGGTCTCCAGCGGCGTTGTTGTCAGAATGGCCTTGCTCTTTCTGTACATGACCCGCAAAGGCGATGAGTAA
- a CDS encoding dihydroorotase produces MAKIDLIVHRAKLDERDVDIFVSKGTIVEVKDSVKHLDSEDAQIEEAYGLTVLPSLTDVHVHLREPGFEYKEDIESGLRTAAWGGFGNIMCMANTKPINDDDSVTALMLDKSREYWPNGPRLFPIGALTKKLKGEELAPMAELAKAGCAAFSNDGVPVKSTELFRRAMEYASDWDRVVIDHCEDPYLGVAAGVNEGAVSSRLGLPAQPDVAEALQVARDILMAEYLNLPIHLAHISCRKSVDLIRFAKARGVKVTAETAPHYLLLTEEYLEQDASEYDTNAKVNPPLRTEDDRQAMLDALNDGTVDCLATDHAPHAGYEKETEFDVAPCGISGLDTALSVTWQLVRDGALDKAAFLRGWTTAPCSIFNLPVNTFTPGDPADFFLFDEAEEWTVTAETLHSKGKNTPLLGETLKGRVKTHFIQGKKIV; encoded by the coding sequence ATGGCAAAAATCGACTTGATCGTACACAGGGCAAAACTAGATGAGAGGGACGTGGATATTTTTGTCTCCAAGGGCACGATTGTCGAAGTCAAGGACTCTGTCAAACACCTTGATTCAGAAGATGCGCAGATTGAGGAAGCATACGGGCTGACAGTGCTGCCGTCGTTGACGGATGTCCATGTCCACTTGCGCGAACCCGGATTCGAGTACAAGGAAGACATTGAATCGGGGTTGCGCACCGCAGCCTGGGGTGGTTTCGGCAATATCATGTGCATGGCGAACACGAAACCGATCAATGATGACGACTCGGTCACGGCGCTGATGCTGGATAAATCGCGTGAATACTGGCCCAATGGCCCAAGGTTATTCCCGATCGGCGCTCTGACAAAAAAACTGAAAGGCGAAGAACTGGCACCAATGGCCGAACTGGCCAAGGCTGGATGTGCCGCTTTTTCCAACGATGGAGTGCCGGTTAAATCCACAGAACTCTTTCGAAGGGCCATGGAGTACGCATCAGATTGGGACCGTGTGGTCATCGACCATTGCGAAGACCCGTATCTGGGGGTGGCAGCGGGCGTAAACGAGGGAGCGGTTTCAAGCCGACTGGGATTACCCGCTCAACCGGATGTCGCCGAAGCCTTGCAGGTTGCGCGGGACATCCTCATGGCTGAATATCTGAATCTGCCGATTCATCTGGCCCATATTTCATGCAGAAAATCAGTGGACCTGATTCGATTTGCCAAGGCACGGGGCGTCAAGGTCACAGCCGAGACTGCTCCCCATTACCTGCTGCTTACCGAGGAATATCTGGAACAGGACGCATCGGAATACGACACCAATGCCAAGGTCAACCCGCCCCTGCGGACAGAGGATGATCGACAGGCAATGCTCGACGCCCTTAATGACGGGACCGTGGATTGCCTGGCTACTGACCATGCTCCCCATGCAGGATATGAAAAAGAGACCGAGTTTGATGTTGCGCCATGCGGCATCAGCGGCTTGGATACAGCGCTGTCTGTCACATGGCAGTTGGTCCGCGATGGAGCGCTTGACAAAGCGGCTTTTCTCCGAGGCTGGACAACTGCTCCCTGCTCCATTTTCAATCTGCCTGTCAATACGTTCACTCCAGGCGATCCTGCCGACTTCTTCCTGTTCGATGAAGCAGAGGAATGGACCGTCACGGCAGAGACGCTGCATTCCAAGGGCAAAAACACGCCTCTACTTGGCGAAACCCTGAAAGGGCGGGTAAAAACCCATTTCATTCAGGGCAAAAAGATTGTATAG
- a CDS encoding HD domain-containing protein — MSQPFKDAVGFCKTIMRNGYDAYVVNIRLQALTLDESGEEKELDICTDASLAELQKYFPTMEESKDKGIIGTLKEGDVMFYFYAADVDDASYVGEAVASMTPRLLKRLEKRGDIPLSSVCPFIPKAKDTYADFADFAEGKIRFKGDSDQALKKDYSLAYRAMRFAANFDKEIEANSWVAIVRNSRHILEFVPMADFLDEWHKVEAESMHRFFHLLFDSMLLHGLIPEVAALSRVKQIRNSEEGTEETVLEHTFNVMQTYPEELPYDWKGTVACLFHDVGKLYTAEFYEDKWNFLQHHRVGAKVVRRILKRLRFEEQDIDLICDLVQNHMRPHFMLTDKGIRRLRSLDEYPRIMEMVKADIKSRDGSWREFNHNLKMAERADIPDNEIEPMLDGNRIMEMTQLNPGPIIGKIREDLLKAQIAGNVNTDDEAEQFVYDYVSKNKI; from the coding sequence ATGAGTCAACCTTTCAAAGATGCAGTCGGCTTCTGTAAAACCATCATGCGCAACGGGTATGACGCATATGTTGTCAATATCCGTCTTCAGGCATTGACCCTCGACGAATCGGGCGAGGAAAAAGAACTCGATATCTGCACCGATGCCAGTCTGGCAGAGCTGCAAAAATATTTTCCCACCATGGAAGAGTCCAAGGACAAAGGCATCATAGGCACCCTGAAAGAGGGTGATGTCATGTTCTACTTCTATGCCGCCGACGTGGATGATGCCTCCTATGTGGGCGAGGCCGTGGCTTCCATGACCCCCCGACTGCTCAAACGACTTGAGAAGCGAGGCGATATTCCCCTTTCCTCGGTCTGTCCATTTATTCCCAAGGCAAAGGATACCTACGCCGACTTTGCGGATTTTGCCGAAGGCAAGATTCGTTTCAAGGGAGATTCCGACCAAGCCTTGAAAAAAGATTATTCCCTGGCATACCGCGCCATGCGTTTTGCCGCCAATTTCGACAAGGAAATCGAAGCCAACTCATGGGTTGCCATCGTGCGCAACTCACGGCATATCCTGGAATTCGTGCCCATGGCCGATTTCCTGGACGAATGGCACAAGGTTGAAGCGGAATCCATGCATCGTTTCTTCCACCTGCTCTTTGACTCCATGCTCTTGCACGGCCTGATTCCCGAGGTCGCAGCCCTTTCCAGAGTCAAACAGATCAGGAACTCGGAAGAAGGAACTGAGGAAACCGTTCTGGAGCACACCTTCAATGTCATGCAGACCTATCCGGAAGAGTTACCCTACGACTGGAAAGGGACTGTCGCCTGTCTCTTCCATGATGTCGGAAAACTCTATACGGCCGAGTTTTATGAGGATAAATGGAATTTTCTTCAGCACCACAGAGTCGGAGCCAAAGTTGTCCGCCGCATTCTGAAAAGATTGCGCTTCGAAGAGCAGGATATCGATCTGATATGCGATCTGGTGCAAAACCATATGCGCCCGCATTTCATGCTGACAGACAAGGGAATCCGGCGCCTGCGGTCTCTGGATGAATACCCACGCATCATGGAGATGGTCAAAGCCGACATCAAGTCGCGCGATGGCTCCTGGCGCGAATTCAACCACAACCTCAAGATGGCTGAACGCGCGGATATTCCAGATAACGAAATCGAACCCATGCTTGACGGCAACCGAATCATGGAGATGACACAGCTCAATCCCGGCCCAATCATCGGCAAGATTCGCGAGGACCTGCTGAAAGCCCAGATCGCCGGAAACGTCAATACCGACGACGAAGCGGAACAATTTGTTTACGACTACGTGAGTAAAAACAAAATCTGA
- a CDS encoding Lcl C-terminal domain-containing protein, with product MIRTTLYTILISLFVVTGQAKGESYPIVDTGQNACFNNSGQIDCPAPEEIFDGQDAQYKGHAARYQDNGDGTVSDLVTGLMWVKERGYKISWSLAMSEAATCRVGGYSDWRAPTIKELYSLIDFNGWVQGNEHDSIPFINTRYFDFKYGDPRIGERLIDSQDWSSTKYMGTVMGGEEAAFGVNFADGRIKAYPINGRGQWHNKYIRYVRGTSKYGKNSFVDKGDGTVEDKATGLIWQQKDSRDPLDWEYALNYCSDLDLAGRTDWRLPSAKELQSIVDYSRSPESTDSAAIDPIFSVTDKNAYFWTSTTHLDGPKPSRAVYIAFGRAMGYFAPPRSQAAKRFLDVHGAGAQRSDPKAGNAAKYSQGQGPQGDDIRILNAIRCVAGGGVEYYEPISTPIPDWTGVEHPGEEVAPLPEHKSGYGPPPGEPHHRGGHGPMDTHRMHGQEPMLHHSPPPEAIEACRNLVENKACTVDGPRGALSGLCRDTGELLVCVPVHGRPGVPPHRQ from the coding sequence ATGATTCGAACCACGTTGTATACCATACTCATCAGTTTATTCGTTGTGACAGGGCAGGCAAAGGGGGAGTCGTACCCTATCGTCGACACCGGGCAAAACGCCTGCTTCAACAATTCCGGTCAGATCGATTGCCCGGCTCCAGAGGAAATATTTGACGGTCAGGATGCTCAATACAAAGGGCACGCAGCCCGGTATCAGGATAATGGAGACGGGACGGTCAGCGACCTTGTCACCGGATTGATGTGGGTCAAAGAGCGGGGGTACAAGATCTCATGGAGTCTGGCGATGAGCGAAGCCGCCACGTGCCGGGTCGGAGGCTATTCGGATTGGCGTGCTCCTACCATCAAGGAGTTGTATTCGCTCATTGATTTCAACGGATGGGTGCAGGGGAACGAACATGATTCCATTCCTTTCATCAATACCCGGTATTTTGATTTCAAGTATGGCGATCCTCGAATCGGGGAGCGTCTTATCGACAGCCAGGACTGGTCGTCCACCAAGTATATGGGAACAGTCATGGGTGGGGAAGAAGCCGCATTTGGTGTCAATTTTGCCGATGGCCGTATCAAGGCGTATCCGATCAATGGTCGAGGGCAATGGCATAACAAGTATATTCGGTATGTTCGCGGCACCTCGAAGTACGGCAAGAATTCTTTTGTGGACAAGGGAGACGGCACTGTCGAAGACAAGGCCACCGGATTGATCTGGCAACAGAAGGATAGCCGTGATCCTCTGGATTGGGAGTACGCCCTGAATTATTGTTCCGACCTCGACCTGGCTGGGCGCACTGATTGGCGTCTCCCCAGTGCCAAAGAACTCCAGTCGATCGTTGATTACTCCCGCAGCCCGGAATCGACGGACTCCGCAGCGATTGATCCGATTTTTTCCGTGACCGACAAGAATGCTTATTTTTGGACATCAACGACGCATCTCGATGGTCCAAAGCCGAGTCGGGCCGTTTATATCGCCTTTGGCCGAGCCATGGGATATTTTGCGCCGCCCCGGAGTCAGGCTGCCAAGCGGTTTCTTGATGTTCATGGAGCGGGCGCACAACGCAGTGATCCCAAGGCGGGCAATGCGGCCAAGTATTCTCAGGGTCAGGGACCGCAAGGGGATGATATCCGCATTCTCAATGCCATTCGATGCGTGGCCGGGGGGGGCGTGGAATATTATGAGCCAATATCCACTCCCATCCCGGACTGGACCGGGGTGGAGCACCCAGGCGAAGAAGTGGCCCCACTTCCCGAACATAAATCGGGATATGGTCCTCCTCCGGGAGAGCCTCATCACCGGGGTGGACACGGCCCCATGGACACGCACCGCATGCACGGGCAGGAGCCCATGCTGCATCACTCCCCGCCACCTGAAGCCATAGAAGCGTGTCGAAACCTTGTTGAGAACAAGGCCTGCACCGTGGATGGTCCCCGTGGAGCGCTTTCCGGTCTCTGTCGTGACACTGGGGAACTCCTGGTGTGCGTCCCTGTCCACGGAAGGCCCGGCGTGCCACCGCATCGTCAGTAA
- the gltA gene encoding NADPH-dependent glutamate synthase, translated as MADVKRKKMVQPRVGMPHQDAVERGSNFHEVALGYSREQALLEAGRCLQCKKPLCQEGCPVNIDIKGFIAALCDDDLHQAYDIIRRTNSLPAVCGRVCPQESQCEGKCILGKKHEPVAIGRLERYVADTFAAQSACEAVTDLSTCALERDDLKVACIGAGPSSLTVAGYLAGRGMKVDVFEALHEPGGVLIYGIPEFRLPKDVVARELEGLKELGVTFRTNWVGGQTVTIQDLFDDGYNAVFIGVGAGLPRFLNVEGENLVGVFSANEYLTRVNLGRAYDFPNYDTPAYRARRVVVLGAGNVAMDAARTALRMGAEEVSIVYRRSEDEMPARREEIDHAVEEGIKIRCLCGPLSFHGDEKGCLTSMTVQKMALGEPDESGRCSPVCLEGETEEVACDMAIIAVGTRPNPILLEATPDLTLNKWGYIKADSETGETSIPNVFAGGDIVTGAATVISAMGAGRKAASEIAKRLL; from the coding sequence ATGGCTGATGTGAAAAGGAAAAAAATGGTTCAGCCACGCGTGGGGATGCCCCATCAGGATGCTGTGGAGCGTGGCTCGAATTTCCATGAGGTGGCCCTGGGCTACTCGCGGGAACAGGCATTGCTTGAAGCTGGCCGGTGTCTGCAATGCAAGAAACCCCTGTGCCAGGAGGGGTGTCCGGTCAATATCGACATTAAGGGGTTCATTGCCGCCCTATGTGATGACGATCTGCATCAGGCGTATGATATCATTCGCAGGACCAATTCCCTGCCAGCGGTCTGTGGCCGTGTCTGCCCGCAGGAATCCCAGTGCGAGGGCAAGTGTATCTTGGGCAAGAAGCATGAGCCTGTGGCTATTGGCCGACTGGAGCGATATGTGGCCGATACCTTTGCTGCGCAATCCGCTTGTGAGGCTGTGACCGACCTTTCTACCTGTGCCCTTGAGCGTGACGACCTGAAAGTCGCCTGTATCGGCGCGGGACCGTCATCCCTGACCGTGGCCGGGTATCTGGCCGGGCGTGGTATGAAGGTGGATGTCTTTGAAGCTCTGCACGAGCCGGGGGGAGTGCTTATTTATGGCATCCCCGAATTCCGTCTGCCCAAGGACGTGGTCGCCCGCGAATTGGAGGGGCTCAAGGAACTGGGTGTGACTTTTCGGACTAACTGGGTGGGCGGTCAGACTGTCACCATTCAGGATTTGTTCGACGACGGATACAATGCCGTTTTCATCGGGGTGGGAGCAGGCCTGCCCCGATTCCTGAATGTCGAGGGTGAGAATCTTGTGGGCGTGTTCTCGGCCAATGAATATCTGACCCGAGTCAATCTGGGGCGGGCCTATGATTTTCCCAATTACGACACTCCCGCCTATCGAGCCAGGCGCGTTGTTGTCCTGGGCGCAGGTAATGTGGCCATGGATGCAGCTCGCACCGCCCTGCGAATGGGAGCGGAAGAAGTCTCCATTGTCTATCGCCGCAGTGAGGATGAAATGCCCGCCCGTCGTGAAGAGATCGATCATGCCGTGGAAGAAGGGATCAAGATTCGGTGTTTGTGTGGTCCTCTTTCCTTTCATGGAGATGAGAAGGGCTGCCTGACCAGCATGACGGTCCAGAAAATGGCTTTGGGTGAGCCGGATGAGTCAGGTCGTTGCTCTCCGGTCTGCCTGGAAGGGGAAACCGAGGAGGTCGCCTGTGATATGGCGATTATCGCTGTCGGCACCCGGCCCAACCCGATTTTACTGGAAGCGACGCCGGATCTGACTCTGAACAAGTGGGGCTACATCAAGGCTGATTCCGAGACCGGTGAGACGAGCATCCCCAATGTCTTTGCCGGGGGAGATATCGTTACGGGCGCTGCCACGGTCATTTCGGCCATGGGCGCTGGTCGCAAGGCTGCCAGTGAGATAGCCAAACGACTTCTGTAG
- a CDS encoding sulfide/dihydroorotate dehydrogenase-like FAD/NAD-binding protein gives MGYKILRKEELIPGQTTMLVIDAPQIAAKAKPGNFVMMRTSSNGERVPLTIADCDKENGTITIVYLVVGKSTAEMNTLSEGDEFMDVCGPLGKATHIKQSGTVVCVGGGTGIAAMHHIAKGHVEAGNRVIAIVGARSKDLLLFCSELSSFCPELRIATDDGSEGHKGFVTEILQDILETEDDVAEVVAIGPVPMMEAVCRVTEPFGTKTTVSLNSIMVDGIGMCGACRCTVGGKTLFACVDGPEFDGHKVDFGELKARLWQFKQQEGESMERFSKECQCNG, from the coding sequence ATGGGCTACAAGATTTTGCGGAAAGAAGAGCTGATTCCGGGGCAAACGACCATGCTGGTCATTGATGCGCCCCAGATCGCAGCCAAGGCCAAGCCTGGCAATTTCGTCATGATGCGCACCAGCAGCAATGGTGAACGGGTTCCCTTGACCATTGCGGATTGCGACAAGGAAAACGGGACGATCACCATTGTTTATCTCGTTGTCGGCAAGAGCACGGCAGAGATGAATACCCTTAGTGAAGGTGATGAATTCATGGATGTCTGTGGTCCTTTGGGCAAGGCCACCCACATCAAGCAGTCCGGGACCGTGGTCTGTGTGGGCGGCGGAACAGGCATCGCGGCCATGCACCATATTGCCAAGGGACATGTGGAAGCCGGAAACCGTGTCATCGCCATTGTCGGGGCACGGAGTAAGGACTTGCTCCTTTTCTGTTCCGAGCTGTCTTCATTCTGTCCCGAGCTGCGTATCGCCACGGATGATGGGAGTGAAGGGCACAAGGGGTTTGTGACGGAAATCCTTCAGGACATCCTGGAGACCGAAGATGACGTGGCCGAGGTCGTTGCCATCGGCCCGGTCCCCATGATGGAAGCCGTTTGTCGCGTGACAGAACCTTTTGGCACCAAAACCACGGTTTCCCTCAACTCCATCATGGTGGACGGCATCGGTATGTGTGGTGCTTGCCGCTGTACTGTGGGTGGCAAGACGCTTTTTGCCTGTGTGGACGGCCCTGAGTTTGATGGACACAAGGTGGATTTTGGCGAATTGAAAGCCCGTCTGTGGCAGTTCAAGCAGCAGGAAGGGGAATCCATGGAACGCTTCAGCAAGGAGTGTCAGTGCAATGGCTGA
- a CDS encoding heavy metal translocating P-type ATPase has translation MKTIQAQIKGMHCAACSGRIERVVGGMEGVEEAPVNLAAETLSLTYDPDKLSTEDVAERIKGLGFEALFPQDSGLESLHLELGGMHCAACSSRIERVTGNLDGVNEASVNLAANTGSFIFDPALVSRRDIRQAISGAGFTSEVQSGGSNLFETRRREAEEKLAAQKREMIPAFLFALPLLILSMGHMWGMPLPLWLDPIHAPQTFAGVQLLLTLPVVWSGRNFYLQGIPALLRGGPNMDSLVAMGTGAAFVYSLWNTIAIATGLGDPVAHAMDLYFESAAVLIAMISLGKYFEARSKIKTSDAIRSLMQLTPDTATLLRDGEQVTISVDEVEPGDTLLIKPGERIPVDGTVADGRSSVDESMLTGEPMPVGKDIGDSVAGGTLNTHGALTITTERVGQDTMLARIIRLVQEAQGSKAPIANMADTISFYFVPTVMTLALIAGAAWYLSGAGFPFSLRIFVAVMVIACPCAMGLATPVSIMVGTGRGAQLGVLIKSGRALQEAGSLDTVIFDKTGTLTHGRPEVADITMVRGTMAQTEAVYLAAAAESQSEHPLAQAFVRHAKSLELDIPQPDAFEAIPGKGIKATIGYREVLIGNWDFMQEHGFGFDEDTFAEAAVPHYESQGATVIYFASENRLNALFAIADEIRDETPEVIATLKKAGLTPIMLTGDNAKTAQVVADKAGIETVVAGVLPDRKAEEVDRLQKQGRKVAMIGDGINDAPALAKADIGIAMGSGIDVAVESGDVVLMKSDLRSLLTALNLSRATMSNIKQNLFWAFAFNTIGIPVAAGVLHIFGGPTLNPMIAGTAMAMSSVTVVSNALRLRFFKG, from the coding sequence ATGAAAACGATTCAAGCACAGATAAAAGGCATGCACTGCGCAGCCTGCTCAGGCCGTATCGAACGAGTGGTCGGCGGCATGGAAGGCGTGGAAGAGGCTCCGGTCAACCTCGCGGCCGAAACCCTTTCCCTGACATATGACCCGGACAAACTCAGCACTGAGGATGTGGCCGAGCGCATCAAGGGGCTTGGTTTCGAAGCCCTTTTCCCCCAGGATTCCGGCCTGGAATCCCTGCATCTGGAACTCGGCGGCATGCATTGCGCGGCCTGTTCATCCCGGATAGAACGAGTGACCGGTAACCTGGACGGCGTCAATGAGGCCAGCGTCAACCTGGCCGCCAACACAGGTTCCTTTATTTTCGACCCGGCACTGGTTTCGCGCCGGGACATTCGGCAGGCTATCAGTGGTGCCGGATTTACATCCGAGGTTCAGTCTGGAGGCTCCAACCTTTTTGAGACTCGCCGCCGTGAGGCCGAGGAAAAGCTGGCTGCACAAAAACGCGAGATGATCCCCGCCTTTCTCTTCGCCCTTCCCCTCCTCATCCTCTCCATGGGTCATATGTGGGGTATGCCCCTGCCACTCTGGCTTGATCCCATACATGCGCCGCAGACTTTTGCGGGAGTGCAACTGTTGCTCACCCTCCCGGTCGTCTGGTCGGGCAGGAATTTTTATCTTCAAGGTATCCCGGCACTCCTTCGTGGCGGGCCAAACATGGATTCTCTTGTCGCCATGGGAACAGGGGCCGCATTTGTCTATTCCCTTTGGAACACCATTGCCATTGCCACAGGCCTCGGTGATCCCGTGGCGCATGCCATGGACCTCTATTTCGAATCAGCTGCCGTGCTTATTGCCATGATTTCCCTTGGCAAGTACTTTGAAGCCCGCTCCAAGATCAAAACATCCGATGCCATCCGCTCCCTCATGCAACTGACCCCGGACACGGCAACTCTGCTTCGAGACGGCGAACAGGTGACCATATCCGTTGATGAAGTGGAACCGGGTGATACTCTGCTTATCAAGCCCGGAGAACGCATCCCTGTGGACGGGACTGTCGCGGACGGCCGGTCCAGCGTGGATGAATCCATGCTGACCGGAGAACCCATGCCTGTGGGCAAGGATATCGGGGATTCCGTTGCCGGAGGTACGCTCAACACCCATGGCGCACTGACAATTACTACCGAACGAGTAGGGCAGGACACCATGCTGGCCCGTATCATTCGCCTGGTCCAGGAAGCACAGGGGTCCAAGGCACCCATTGCCAATATGGCCGACACCATCAGTTTCTATTTCGTGCCCACTGTCATGACCCTTGCACTCATTGCCGGGGCCGCATGGTATCTCAGCGGTGCGGGATTCCCCTTCTCCCTGCGTATTTTCGTGGCTGTGATGGTTATTGCCTGCCCCTGTGCCATGGGACTGGCAACACCGGTCTCGATCATGGTCGGCACAGGTCGAGGTGCTCAACTCGGTGTCCTGATCAAATCCGGTCGCGCCCTCCAGGAAGCAGGCTCCCTCGATACCGTCATATTCGACAAAACCGGCACCCTGACCCATGGACGCCCTGAAGTCGCGGACATCACCATGGTCCGCGGCACCATGGCCCAGACTGAGGCGGTCTATCTGGCCGCAGCAGCCGAAAGCCAGTCTGAACATCCCCTTGCCCAGGCATTTGTCCGACACGCCAAATCTCTGGAGCTGGATATCCCTCAACCCGATGCATTCGAAGCCATTCCGGGCAAGGGAATCAAGGCGACCATCGGCTACCGGGAGGTGCTCATCGGCAACTGGGATTTCATGCAGGAACACGGCTTCGGCTTTGATGAAGATACCTTTGCCGAAGCAGCCGTGCCTCATTACGAAAGCCAGGGAGCCACGGTCATCTACTTTGCCAGTGAAAATCGACTCAATGCGCTTTTCGCCATTGCCGACGAGATACGCGACGAGACCCCGGAGGTCATCGCCACCCTCAAAAAAGCCGGACTGACCCCGATCATGCTGACTGGCGACAATGCGAAAACCGCTCAGGTCGTGGCAGACAAGGCGGGTATCGAAACTGTGGTGGCAGGCGTCCTGCCCGACCGCAAGGCCGAAGAGGTTGACCGCTTGCAAAAACAAGGCAGAAAAGTGGCCATGATCGGTGACGGTATTAACGATGCCCCGGCTCTGGCCAAGGCGGATATAGGTATTGCCATGGGGTCCGGTATTGACGTTGCCGTGGAATCCGGCGACGTGGTTCTCATGAAATCCGACCTGCGCTCCCTGCTCACCGCTCTCAACCTGTCTCGGGCCACCATGAGCAATATCAAACAGAATCTTTTCTGGGCGTTTGCCTTCAACACCATAGGTATTCCAGTGGCGGCAGGAGTCCTGCACATATTCGGAGGCCCGACACTCAATCCGATGATCGCCGGGACCGCCATGGCCATGAGTTCGGTTACTGTGGTCAGCAACGCCCTGCGCCTTCGATTTTTCAAGGGATAA
- a CDS encoding heavy-metal-associated domain-containing protein, with protein sequence MPVVKVKGMSCQHCVKSVTEALKALKAKDISVDLLSGDVTYAEETPITPDAVKEAITKIGFEVEA encoded by the coding sequence ATGCCCGTAGTCAAAGTCAAAGGCATGAGCTGCCAGCACTGCGTCAAGTCCGTCACCGAAGCTCTGAAGGCACTGAAAGCCAAGGATATCTCCGTTGACCTGCTCTCCGGCGATGTCACATACGCCGAAGAAACTCCCATCACGCCTGACGCGGTCAAGGAAGCAATCACCAAGATCGGTTTCGAAGTCGAAGCCTAG